The nucleotide sequence GATGTGCACCGCACCGCGGGCATCGTGGCGGAGAAGCTGCGCGAATTTGGCTGTGACGAGGTGATGACCGGGCTGGGCCAGACCGGGGTGGTGGCGATCATCAACGGGCGCGGCGGGCCGGGCAAGACCATTGGCCTTCGCGCCGACATGGACGCCCTGTCGGTGACCGAAAAGACCGGCGCGCCGCATGCCTCCACGGTTCCGGGGAAGATGCATGCCTGCGGCCACGACGGGCATACTTCGATGCTGCTGGGAGCGGCGAAATATCTCAGCGAAACCCGCAATTTCAGCGGGCGCGTGGCGCTGATCTTCCAGCCGGCCGAAGAGGGAGGCGGCGGCGGGAAGGTGATGATCGAGGACGGGCTGTTCGAGAAAGTCGCCATCGACGAGGTTTATGGGATGCACAACTGGCCGGGCATGCCGGTTGGGCATTTCGGCATCCGCGTCGGCGGGATCATGGCGGCGACTGACCGGTTCTATATCGACGTTGTCGGCCAGGGCGGACACGCAGCGCGGCCGCAGCAGACCGTCGACCCGCTGATCGTGTCGGCCCAGATGGTGGTGGCGCTGCAGACCATCGTCTCGCGCAACCTCGATCCGATGGCCAATGCGGTGCTGAGCGTGAC is from Devosia sp. SD17-2 and encodes:
- a CDS encoding M20 aminoacylase family protein, with the translated sequence MPVINRIAEFHDEITAWRRDLHANPELLFDVHRTAGIVAEKLREFGCDEVMTGLGQTGVVAIINGRGGPGKTIGLRADMDALSVTEKTGAPHASTVPGKMHACGHDGHTSMLLGAAKYLSETRNFSGRVALIFQPAEEGGGGGKVMIEDGLFEKVAIDEVYGMHNWPGMPVGHFGIRVGGIMAATDRFYIDVVGQGGHAARPQQTVDPLIVSAQMVVALQTIVSRNLDPMANAVLSVTMLEAGEADNVISRTAKITGTVRTLDPDVQDFIEAKLNEMVPQFAKSFGAEASIRYVRGYPVTVNSERETAFAADVARDVVGEERVDDDVAPSLGGEDFSFLLQERPGAYIFLGNGNSSELHTDTYDFNDDAIPVGVSYWARLVEKALPVG